In Streptomyces thermolilacinus SPC6, a single genomic region encodes these proteins:
- a CDS encoding FAD-dependent monooxygenase gives MSGTRTAIVIGAGIGGLTTAIALRRVGFDVEVFERAPELRAAGFGLSVMSNATAALATLDIDLGLEKRGRVMETYRVKDWKGRLIREFPFPEITRRIGVPCVCISRADLLAALLDAAADVPIRLNAAAERFEVAGDRARVHFTDGQWAEADVLVGADGFHSAIRRQLAGPNEPVRDSGYIAWLGITEYSHPRFAPGSVVHLWGDGMRFGLVDIGRGRLYWWGTKNMPFEESSTWNGGKAGVLACYSGWPDEVREAIRVTPPEDLLTLNTRDRPFLRPWGTGPVTLLGDAAHPMLTSLGQGSAMAMEDAAVLAQHLQHAPDVPGALRGYEAARYDRTQMIVEATRSISDFEQSQGPVRRRIRDAYFRWMSHRNLVGKLEPALTFPGAGVLAGTGRGADR, from the coding sequence ATGAGTGGGACAAGGACGGCCATCGTCATCGGTGCGGGCATCGGCGGGCTCACCACGGCGATCGCGCTGCGGCGCGTGGGCTTCGACGTGGAGGTGTTCGAACGGGCCCCGGAGCTGAGGGCCGCCGGGTTCGGCCTCTCCGTGATGAGCAACGCCACGGCGGCGCTCGCCACCCTCGACATCGACCTGGGGCTGGAGAAGCGCGGCCGGGTGATGGAGACGTACCGCGTCAAAGACTGGAAGGGGCGGCTGATACGCGAGTTCCCCTTCCCCGAGATCACCCGGCGCATCGGGGTCCCATGCGTGTGCATCAGCCGGGCCGACCTGCTGGCCGCGCTCCTCGACGCGGCGGCGGACGTGCCGATCAGGCTGAACGCTGCCGCCGAGCGGTTCGAGGTGGCCGGCGACCGCGCCCGGGTCCACTTCACCGACGGGCAGTGGGCCGAGGCGGACGTGCTCGTCGGCGCCGACGGGTTCCACTCGGCCATCCGGCGGCAGCTCGCCGGGCCCAACGAACCCGTGCGCGACAGCGGGTACATCGCCTGGCTGGGCATCACCGAGTACAGCCACCCGCGCTTCGCGCCCGGCTCCGTGGTGCACCTGTGGGGCGACGGGATGCGCTTCGGCCTGGTGGACATCGGGCGGGGCCGCCTGTACTGGTGGGGCACGAAGAACATGCCGTTCGAGGAGTCCAGCACCTGGAACGGCGGCAAGGCCGGGGTGCTCGCCTGCTACTCCGGCTGGCCGGACGAGGTCCGGGAGGCGATCCGTGTGACGCCCCCCGAGGACCTGCTGACGCTCAACACCCGCGACAGGCCGTTCCTGCGGCCCTGGGGCACCGGCCCGGTGACCCTGCTCGGCGACGCCGCCCACCCGATGCTCACCAGCCTCGGCCAGGGATCGGCCATGGCGATGGAGGACGCGGCCGTGCTGGCACAGCACCTCCAGCACGCCCCCGACGTGCCGGGCGCCCTGCGCGGCTACGAGGCGGCGCGGTACGACCGGACCCAGATGATCGTGGAGGCCACCCGGTCGATCAGCGACTTCGAGCAGTCGCAGGGGCCCGTGCGGCGCAGGATCCGCGACGCGTACTTCCGGTGGATGTCGCACCGGAACCTGGTGGGCAAGCTGGAGCCCGCGCTGACCTTTCCGGGAGCGGGCGTCCTCGCCGGCACGGGCCGGGGGGCGGACCGATGA